In one Nicotiana sylvestris chromosome 8, ASM39365v2, whole genome shotgun sequence genomic region, the following are encoded:
- the LOC104232148 gene encoding syntaxin-61, giving the protein MSSAQDPFYIVKEEIQESIDKLLSTFHQWEETPANNDEQVHLTKELLAACESIEWQVDELDKTIAVAAKDPSWYGINESELDRRRRWTSNARAQVGSVKKSIVTGKESYGTSTSNLNGMRRELLRLPDSDQKERSNAYSARDNDDFISSESDRQLLLMRQQDEELDELSASVVRIGDVGLTIHDELLQQDKIINELGTEMESTSNRLEFVQKKVAMVMKKASVKGQMMMICFLIVLFIVLFVLVFLT; this is encoded by the exons ATGTCTTCAGCTCAAGATCCCTTTTATATTGTCAAGGAGGAAATTCAAGAGTCT ATTGACAAGCTCTTGTCCACGTTTCATCAATGGGAGGAAACTCCTGCAAATAATGATGAGCAAGTACATCTTACAAAGGAACTTCTTGCTGCATGTGAGAGCATTGAGTGGCAG GTGGATGAATTGGACAAAACAATCGCCGTTGCAGCAAAAGATCCCTCTTGGTATGGTATTAATGAAAGTGAGCTTgatagaagaagaagatggaccagCAATGCCCGAGCTCAA GTGGGAAGCGTGAAGAAGTCAATAGTAACTGGAAAGGAGTCTTATGGGACAAGTACATCTAATCTCAATGGGATGCGGCGAGAACTGTTGAGACTGCCAGATTCTGATCAGAAAGAGAGATCCAATGCATACTCTGCCCGAGATAATGATGATTTCATATCATCAGAATCAGATAGGCAATTACTTCTTATGAG GCAACAGGATGAAGAGCTAGACGAGCTTAGTGCTAGCGTAGTTAGAATCGGAGATGTTGGGCTCACCATACATGATGAACTTCTTCAACAG GACAAGATCATTAATGAATTGGGCACGGAGATGGAAAGTACATCTAATCGTCTTGAATTCGTTCAG AAAAAGGTAGCCATGGTAATGAAGAAGGCCAGCGTCAAGGGACAGATGATGATGATTTGTTTTCTGATAGTTTTGTTTATTGTTCTTTTCGTTCTAGTTTTCTTGACCTAG